DNA from Desulfovibrio porci:
TTTTGTGGATGAGGAACTGAGCGAGCATAAGGGAGATGCCTGCGTCGTCTCCTTTGAGGCGGCCGGACCGCGTAAGAAGCTCTATTTCGACTCCTCCCGCGCCAAGTGCGCCATCGTCACCTGCGGCGGCCTGTGCCCCGGCATCAACGACGTGATCCGCGCCATTGTCATGGAGGCCTACCATGCCTATAAGGTGCCTTCCATCGTGGGCATTCCCTACGGGCTGGAAGGCTTTATCCCCAAATACCGGCACAGCCTGCGGGAGCTGACGCCGGAAGTGGTGGCCGACATTCATCGTTTCGGCGGCACCATCCTGGGCTCGTCGCGCGGGCCGCAGTCGCCCGAGGAAATCGTGGACACGCTGGAGCGCTGCAACGTCAACGCCCTCTTCGTCATCGGCGGCGACGGCACCATGAAGGCCGCCCTGTCCATCAGCCGGGAAATACAGAACCGGGGCCTGAAAATCACGGTGATAGGCATTCCCAAAACCATTGACAACGACATCAACTTCATCCCCCAGTCCTTCGGCTTTGAAACCGCCGTGTTCAAAGCCACCGAGGCTATTGAGTGCGCCCATACCGAGGCCTGCGGCACCCCCAACGGCATCGGCCTGGTCAGGCTCATGGGCCGGGAGTCGGGCTTTATCGCCGCGCGGGCCACGCTGGCCCTCAAGGAAGTGAACTTCGTGCTGATTCCGGAAGCGCCTTTCATCCTGGAAGGCGAAGGCGGTCTGCTGCCCGCCCTGGAGGAGCGCCTGCGGGACAGGGGACACGCGGTCATCGTGGCGGCTGAAGGCGCGGGCCAGCATCTGCTGGAGCACAACGCCGGTACGGACGCCTCCGGCAATCCCGTGCTGGGTGAAATAGCCGACCTGCTGCGCAAGGAAATCCACCGTTACCTCAATGACCGCGGGATGGAACATTCCATCAAATACATCGACCCCAGCTACATCATCCGTTCCGTGCCCGCCAATGCCAACGACAAGGTATACTGCGGCTTTCTGGGCCAATACGCCGTGCATGCGGCCATGGCCGGGCGCACTGATATGGTGGTGGCCAAACTTCAGGACCGCTACGTGCATCTGCCGCTGGAACTGGTCACCCGCACGCGCCGCAAGCTGAATATTTATTCCGATCTCTGGCGCGCGGTGCTGGAATCCACGGGACAGGGCATGCTCAAGGGCATGCTGCCGCCCGAATAGAGCGTTTTTTCATGTCGCGTCTTTGCCAGGTCAAGGCCTCGGCCGGTTCCGGTAAAACCTATGAGTTGACCCGCTGTTTTCTGTTGCGCCTGATGGAATGCGGGCACACGGCCGGTGTGGCGGCTTCCCCGGCCTGCGCGCTGGCTCCTGAAGGCCGACAGTGCGGCTGGGGCGATATCCTGGCCGTCACCTTCACCAATGCCGCCGCCGCCGAGATGCGCGAGCGCGTCATCCGCCGACTGAAAAGCGCGGCTCTGGGCATGCGCTCCAGCGACCTCCCCCTTGACGCCGACGAAGCCCGCCGCTGGGTGGATGTGATCATGCGCGACCTGAGCGCGCTGAACATCCGCACCATTGACAGCCTCTTGCACCTCATCGTGCGCGCCGCCGCTCTGGAGCTGAATCTTCATCCTGACTTCCAGCCGGTGTTCGCCACCGAAGAAGCACTGACTCCCTATCTGGAACTTTTTCTGGAGCGGGCCTGGCGGGACGATGCGGCCATGCGCGATCTTTTGCGCGATGCCTGCCGTGCCTTGGTGGTGCATGGCAGGAGCAAAGGCTTTCTGGCCGGGGAAAAACTGCTCCGCCAGTTGCGGGATTTGCTGGACGACGTGCTGCTGGGCCGCTTTGAGGATTTGACGCCGGAGCCGATTCTTAAAGGAAAGCTTCAAGAAATGGACGCGGCCGCTACACGCGCCGCGCGGGAACTTCTGACCGCCGCTCAGGCTGCGGGCCTGCGCTGGAAAAAACCTGCTCTGGGCGCGGTGGAACAACTGGCTCAGGGCCGGATGGACAAATGTTCTTCCGCTTTCGCCGTTAAGGAGACCCCCGAGGAATTGTTTCTCAAAGGCGCGGTGGTGCCGCAGGAGGCGGCGCGGGCTTTTGCCGCCTATGCGGCCAATGCCCGCCGCCGGGCTGTGGATGGCGAGTTGATTGTGCAGGCTCTGCGCATCTCTCCTTTTGTGCGCCTTGCCCGGGCGCTGGTGAGCGCTTTTCTGCAAAATCAGGAACAGGAAGGCGCGCTGCCCGGCCTGCTGGTGCCGGGTCTGGCACAGGAGGTGCTTGAAGGCGAACGCGGCGTGCCGGAAGCGCTCTGCCGCTTGGGCACGCGCCTGACCCACTTTCTAGTGGACGAATTTCAGGATACCAGCCGCGAACAGTGGCAGGCTTTGCGTCCTTTGGTGGAGGAAGCCCTGTCGCGCGGCGGTTCCCTGACTTGGGTGGGGGACGTCAAACAGTCCATCTACGGTTGGCGCGGCGGCGAACCGGAACTGTTCGACGCGGTGTTTGAGGATCAGGGCCTGACCCGGCTGGCCCCCGGCGGGGAGCGTCGTAATCTGCCCCGCAACTGGCGCAGCCGCCGTGAAGTGGTGGAGCACAACAACCGGATTTTCGCGCCGCTGGAAAACGTGATCACGGCACAGCGCGTTCTTGCCGCCCTGTTGCCCGCCGACACGCCGCAGGATGTCTTGGCCGCCGCCACACAACGCCTGAATAGGGCCTTCGCGGCCACGGCGCAACAATGCCCGCCCGAAGCCCGCAATGGCGGCCTGGTGCGGGCGGAGGATATACAGGGGGCGTCGCAGGACGATTTGCGTGAACTCGTGCTGGAACGCCTCTGCGAA
Protein-coding regions in this window:
- a CDS encoding ATP-dependent 6-phosphofructokinase, which translates into the protein MEECALDTSIRTLGPCKLESRLPYRTWADDKSIQIFVDEELSEHKGDACVVSFEAAGPRKKLYFDSSRAKCAIVTCGGLCPGINDVIRAIVMEAYHAYKVPSIVGIPYGLEGFIPKYRHSLRELTPEVVADIHRFGGTILGSSRGPQSPEEIVDTLERCNVNALFVIGGDGTMKAALSISREIQNRGLKITVIGIPKTIDNDINFIPQSFGFETAVFKATEAIECAHTEACGTPNGIGLVRLMGRESGFIAARATLALKEVNFVLIPEAPFILEGEGGLLPALEERLRDRGHAVIVAAEGAGQHLLEHNAGTDASGNPVLGEIADLLRKEIHRYLNDRGMEHSIKYIDPSYIIRSVPANANDKVYCGFLGQYAVHAAMAGRTDMVVAKLQDRYVHLPLELVTRTRRKLNIYSDLWRAVLESTGQGMLKGMLPPE